The Lepeophtheirus salmonis chromosome 1, UVic_Lsal_1.4, whole genome shotgun sequence genome has a segment encoding these proteins:
- the LOC121117082 gene encoding uncharacterized protein, with protein MCKQLVVRILQFSYSYISAIIASLNMSFETEGYSSYRKQSITSHRSSLSREENIEDAMVLKNCRRPSLREQPSYREEVVKALNRREELAKLKERLSSSRDLLAADPSTKPWMKTRTRRISSEVVKEDDNAPQYRRILKPDSPPRRVSETSASSYYYGARRNMSVCDSISSGGSEY; from the exons ATGTGTAAGCAACTAGTGGTTAGAATTCTCCAATTTTCCTATTCCTATATTAg tgCAATTATAGCATCCTTAAATATGTCCTTTGAAACTGAAGGATACTCTTCTTATCGCAAACAGTCCATCACTTCTCACAGATCATCCCTCTCCCGAGAAGAGAATATTGAGGACGCCATGGTTCTTAAGAACTGTAGAAGACCTAGTCTAAGAGAACAACCATCCTATAGAGAAGAAGTAGTCAAGGCACTCAATCGACGCGAAGAATTAGCAAAACTAAAGGAACGTCTTTCATCAAGTAGGGATCTTCTCGCTGCAGATCCATCAACTAAGCCATGGATGAAGACTCGAACACGCAGAATCTCAAGTGAAGTCGTTAAGGAAGATGACAATGCACCTCAATATAGAAGGATATTGAAACCGGATTCTCCTCCAAGGAGAGTATCTGAAACTTCGGCTTCTTCCTACTACTATGGAGCTAGGCGGAATATGTCAGTTTGTGATAGCATCAGCAGTGGAGGGTCAGAATACTAA
- the LOC121117033 gene encoding acetyl-coenzyme A transporter 1 → METNSVYSRHSRQESTSIESSPMIPSPSPSPPSRRLPSNPKKDAFHIALLLFLYILQGIPIGMVGVIPFLLTQKGVGYKEQAEFSFAFWPFSIKLLWAPIVDSLYFTKLGGRRKTWLIPVQYAIGVTMYYLSSRVESMIEAEDVATLTFAFFFLNFLAATQDIAVDGWALTMLAPENVVYASTCNSVGQTAGYFIGYVGYLGLESYGVIDLPTFLVFFAYVFVISTTIVAIFITEKPEVPSHIGSESSQKLLESDSVSKDVDEHNLGVIKTYKLLYKIIRLEVMMPTMVVFLLTAKICFSATDSITSLKLVEAGVPKESLGMLALPLTPLQILLPLFISRYTTGPKPLNVFLKAYPFRLIMCLVIAGFVYITPYFMLEDGVYPYSYYVFLVIIFALHQVTSYSMFVSSMAFYSLISDPVVGGTYMTLLNTLTNLGGNWPATLSLWLVDYLTVKHCNMPENTPSNVTIDEWRDCFGKDHKCAKHGGTCETVTEGYYIECFICVVFGILWLKIWGEKAITKLQSVNISDWRVMRKQKY, encoded by the exons ATGGAAACCAACTCTGTGTATAGTCGTCATTCCAGACAGGAAAGTACATCTATTGAGTCGTCTCCTATGATCCCATCTCCGTCACCGTCCCCTCCATCAAGAAGACTACCGTCCAATCCCAAGAAAGATGCTTTCCATATCGCATTACTCTTGTTCCTCTATATTCTTCAGGGGATTCCCATCGGTATGGTGGGAGTCATTCCCTTCTTACTCACTCAAAAAGGCGTGGGCTACAAGGAGCAGGCAGAGTTTAGCTTTGCATTTTGGCCCTTCTCTATCAAATTACTTTGG gCTCCTATAGTGGATTCTCTATATTTCACCAAACTTGGAGGAAGGCGAAAAACATGGCTAATTCCTGTTCAATATGCCATTGGAGTGACTATGTATTATCTTAGCTCAAGAGTGGAATCAATGATTGAGGCCGAGGACGTAGCCACCTTAACTTTTGCATTTTTCTTCCTAAATTTCTTAGCAGCTACTCAGGATATCGCCGTTGATGGATGGGCTCTAACCATGCTTGCACCCGAAAATGTAGTTTATGCTTCTACCTGTAATTCTGTTGGTCAAACAGCTGGATACTTTATTGGATATGTTGGGTATTTGGGCCTTGAAAGCTACGGAGTCATTGATTTGCCCACTTTTTTGGTATTCTTTGCCTATGTATTCGTTATTTCGACAACAATAGTCGCTATTTTTATAACAGAAAAGCCTGAAGTTCCGAGTCATATTGGAAGTGAAAGCTCTCAAAAGTTGTTGGAGTCCGATTCCGTGTCCAAGGATGTGGATGAACATAATTTGGGAgtaattaaaacatataaattgcTTTATAAGATTATAAGACTCGAAGTTATGATGCCAACAATGGTGGTTTTCTTACTCACCGCAAAGATTTGCTTTAGTGCAACAGATTCAATAACGAGTTTAAAGCTTGTAGAAGCGGGTGTTCCTAAAGAATCTTTGGGCATGTTGGCTCTTCCCCTTACACCCTTGCAAATCCTCTTACCCCTTTTTATAAGCCGATATACAACTGGACCTAAGCCCTTGAATGTTTTTCTAAAGGCATATCCCTTCAGACTCATTATGTGCTTAGTCATTGCCGGATTCGTTTACATAACACCTTATTTCATGCTCGAGGATGGTGTGTATCCTTATTCGTATTATGTATTCCTTGTCATCATATTTGCTCTACATCAAGTGACTAGTTATTCAATGTTTGTTTCATCCATGGCGTTTTATAGTCTCATCTCTGACCCAGTCGTGGGTGGAACTTATATGACTTTGTTAAACACTCTCACTAATCTCGGTGGGAATTGGCCTGCCACTCTTTCTCTCTGGCTTGTGGATTACTTGACTGTTAAACATTGTAATATGCCAGAGAATACACCTTCTAACGTTACAATTGATGAGTGGAGAGATTGCTTTGGTAAGGATCATAAATGTGCCAAGCATGGAGGTACCTGTGAGACAGTTACTGAGGGCTACTACATCGAGTGCTTCATATGcgttgtttttggaattttatggCTCAAAATATGGGGAGAGAAAGCTATTACAAAGCTCCAATCGGTTAATATCTCGGATTGGAGAGTAATGAGGAAGCAGAAGTATTAA
- the PIG-X gene encoding phosphatidylinositol-glycan biosynthesis class X protein isoform X1 — protein sequence MFTYFHTNSILVEFGYHYNNVLLYDKTMSITNLCNFPKLGLLVILTITNSNCIKLRESSVDGVKGNGSKCPLLEGVYISVMRRIYNQGFHKELSTEIELMLTTSVLPDKCTLLIEEIIPRGMYVDPDQMRTLAHVNDNNFYIGVKVDVEKPEFESEAFRLFLFKDLKIQENLRIASAAFPIHIRYHKPASPSLDKMDPSFEASATSPSAIVKIHNPRLLLRCKQGYDEGVSTDFDVYCPERVTSAHCDSTGTNKCDYLILPYKVNTKNVEISVPVGNTEHIPHVVGITTFIVSGGTVYLMVSMFRKCEQQ from the exons atgtttacttatttcCATACAAACAG tattttggTGGAGTTTGGTTATCATTACAATAACGTACTTTTATACGATAAGACGATGTCAATCACGAATTTATGTAATTTCCCGAAATTGGGTCTCTTAGTTATATTAACTATAACaaattcaaattgtataaaattgcGAGAATCGAGCGTGGATGGTGTGAAGGGGAATGGATCCAAATGTCCCCTTTTAGAAGGGGTATATATATCCGTTATGAGACGGATTTATAATCAAGGATTTCATAA GGAACTTTCTACAGAAATTGAATTGATGCTCACAACCTCTGTCCTTCCGGACAAATGTACACTTCTTATTGAGGAAATCATTCCACGAGGAATGTACGTAGATCCAGATCAAATGAGAACGCTTGCACATGTCAATGACAACAATTTCTATATTGGGg TTAAAGTTGATGTTGAGAAGCCGGAATTTGAGTCTGAGGCCTTTCGTTTATTCCTCTTCAAGGATTTGAAAATACAGGAAAATCTTCGCATAGCCTCAGCCGCATTTCCAATTCATATTCGATACCATAAACCAGCAAGTCCTTCTCTAGATAAAATGGATCCCTCATTTGAGGCCTCAGCAACGTCTCCGTCTGCTATTGTAAAAATCCACAATCCTCGTTTGCTTCTCCGATGCAAACAAGGATATGACGAAGGTGTTTCTACAGACTTTGATGTGTACTGTCCAGAAAGAGTTACATCTGCACATTGCGACTCTACTGGTACAAACAAAtgtgattatttaattttaccgTATAAAGTA AATACCAAAAATGTCGAAATATCGGTGCCAGTGGGAAATACTGAGCATATTCCTCATGTTGTTGGAATTACGACTTTTATAGTGAGTGGCGGAACTGTTTACTTAATGGTATCCATGTTTAGAAAATGTGAGCaacaataa
- the PIG-X gene encoding phosphatidylinositol-glycan biosynthesis class X protein isoform X2 — translation MSITNLCNFPKLGLLVILTITNSNCIKLRESSVDGVKGNGSKCPLLEGVYISVMRRIYNQGFHKELSTEIELMLTTSVLPDKCTLLIEEIIPRGMYVDPDQMRTLAHVNDNNFYIGVKVDVEKPEFESEAFRLFLFKDLKIQENLRIASAAFPIHIRYHKPASPSLDKMDPSFEASATSPSAIVKIHNPRLLLRCKQGYDEGVSTDFDVYCPERVTSAHCDSTGTNKCDYLILPYKVNTKNVEISVPVGNTEHIPHVVGITTFIVSGGTVYLMVSMFRKCEQQ, via the exons ATGTCAATCACGAATTTATGTAATTTCCCGAAATTGGGTCTCTTAGTTATATTAACTATAACaaattcaaattgtataaaattgcGAGAATCGAGCGTGGATGGTGTGAAGGGGAATGGATCCAAATGTCCCCTTTTAGAAGGGGTATATATATCCGTTATGAGACGGATTTATAATCAAGGATTTCATAA GGAACTTTCTACAGAAATTGAATTGATGCTCACAACCTCTGTCCTTCCGGACAAATGTACACTTCTTATTGAGGAAATCATTCCACGAGGAATGTACGTAGATCCAGATCAAATGAGAACGCTTGCACATGTCAATGACAACAATTTCTATATTGGGg TTAAAGTTGATGTTGAGAAGCCGGAATTTGAGTCTGAGGCCTTTCGTTTATTCCTCTTCAAGGATTTGAAAATACAGGAAAATCTTCGCATAGCCTCAGCCGCATTTCCAATTCATATTCGATACCATAAACCAGCAAGTCCTTCTCTAGATAAAATGGATCCCTCATTTGAGGCCTCAGCAACGTCTCCGTCTGCTATTGTAAAAATCCACAATCCTCGTTTGCTTCTCCGATGCAAACAAGGATATGACGAAGGTGTTTCTACAGACTTTGATGTGTACTGTCCAGAAAGAGTTACATCTGCACATTGCGACTCTACTGGTACAAACAAAtgtgattatttaattttaccgTATAAAGTA AATACCAAAAATGTCGAAATATCGGTGCCAGTGGGAAATACTGAGCATATTCCTCATGTTGTTGGAATTACGACTTTTATAGTGAGTGGCGGAACTGTTTACTTAATGGTATCCATGTTTAGAAAATGTGAGCaacaataa
- the LOC121117057 gene encoding rab-like protein 6 isoform X1: MFSAMKKLRSGGGSNPPPPLPNHSINKSEEPHPMSISLQKKFAKGIDYNMKLLLRGDRMTGKSSLFLRLQGCSFPKDPSYTATEEISVASIQWNYKATDDIVKVEVWDVVDRGKKRPVLQGLKLTSSDIPNPQPALDAEFVDVYKGAHGVVILYDMTKSWTFDYVKRELPKIPINLPILILGNFADQCHHRTITKGQALGVIDDLLIEVPSRLKNTIRYAESSMRNGFGLKFLHKFLNLPFLHLQRDSLLTQMKTNDRDMIATHQELDLLTESEESSYESFSENVTKIRRQVAESHAPSPTVDVVLGAQQSVNDEMPILSQNSAPTPSLPITPSPKKIKSNVSSSSIAPKSSSPKMSIDVPTTAKQSPQNFKNVEDFVPESSGIDNFLMDEDSSEKTNSNRVQGDGESSDEEGINHLVTGFDEDVVIDDYDTTVNDEVIIKSYSSSSEDELVVKNKAIPEKSSSEIQTVDSSKIHIDSEDEAFHSNLSEDKRKKKSKSSRKKSEEEERNALEEFLNGIPDETPRASTAYEEF, translated from the exons ATGTTTTCCGCCATGAAGAAGCTGCGCTCGGGGGGTGGAAGCAACCCCCCTCCTCCTCTTCCCAATCACTCCATCAATAAATCTGAAGAACCGCATCCCATGTCTATCTCTCTCCAGAAAAAGTTTGCCAAAGGGATCGACTATAACATGAAACTCCTTCTACGAGGAGATCGAATGACGGGAAAGTCTTCTCTCTTCTTAAGGCTCCAGGGATGTTCATTTCCAAAGGACCCTTCTTATACAGCAACGGAGGAAATATCCGTTGCTTCCATCCAATGGAACTACAAAGCAACAGACGATATAGTCAAAG tGGAAGTTTGGGATGTTGTGGATCGAGGTAAAAAGCGACCTGTACTTCAAGGACTTAAGCTAACTTCAAGTGATATTCCAAATCCACAGCCTGCTCTTGATGCAGAGTTTGTCGACGTCTACAAGGGTGCTCATGGCGTGGTCATCTTATATGATATGACTAAAAGTTGGACATTTGATTACGTCAAAAGAGAA CTTCCAAAAATTCCGATCAATTTGCCCATTTTGATTTTGGGTAATTTCGCAGATCAGTGCCACCATCGAACGATAACAAAGGGACAAGCACTAGGAGTTATAGACGATCTTTTGATTGAGGTACcttcaagattaaaaaatacgATACGATATGCTGAGTCATCCATGAGAAATGGTTTTGGATTAAagtttctccataaatttttaaacctGCCTTTCTTACATCTTCAAAGAGATTCCTTGCTTACACAAATGAAAACAAATGATAGAGATATGATAGCAACCCATCAGGAGCTTGACTTATTGACGGAGTCAGAAGAGTCGTCATACGAATCGTTTTCTGAAAATGTCACGAAAATAAGGAGACAAGTTGCAGAGAGCCATGCTCCTTCTCCTACAGTGGATGTAGTGCTCGGGGCCCAACAGTCTGTGAACGATGAAATGCCTATTTTATCCCAAAATTCAGCTCCTACTCCTAGTTTACCAATTACTCCATCCCCTAAGAAAATCAAATCCAATGTATCCTCATCGTCAATTGCTCCTAAATCATCTTCACCTAAAATGAGCATTGACGTTCCTACAACTGCCAAGCAGTCTCCCCAGAACTTCAAAAATGTTGAAGACTTTGTTCCAGAATCGTCTGGTATTGATAATTTTCTCATGGATGAGGATAGTTCtgaaaaaactaattcaaacaGAGTTCAAGGTGACGGCGAATCTTCTGACGAAGAAggg ATAAATCATTTGGTTACCGGTTTTGATGAAGACGTTGTGATTGATGACTATGACACTACCGTAAATGATGAGGTGATAATTAAGTCTTATTCTTCAAGCTCAGAAGATGAATTAGTAGTAAAGAATAAAGCAATTCCAGAGAAAAGTAGTAGCGAGATTCAGACAGTGGattcatcaaaaattcacattGATAGTGAAGATGAGGCCTTTCACTCCAATCTTTCAGAAGATAAGcgcaaaaagaaatcaaaaagttCTCGAAAAAAGAGTGAAGAAGAAGAACGAAATGCACTTGAAGAATTTCTTAATGGTATTCCTGATGAAACACCACGGGCTTCAACCGCCTATGaggagttttaa
- the LOC121117057 gene encoding rab-like protein 6 isoform X2, translating to MFNSYKLMEVWDVVDRGKKRPVLQGLKLTSSDIPNPQPALDAEFVDVYKGAHGVVILYDMTKSWTFDYVKRELPKIPINLPILILGNFADQCHHRTITKGQALGVIDDLLIEVPSRLKNTIRYAESSMRNGFGLKFLHKFLNLPFLHLQRDSLLTQMKTNDRDMIATHQELDLLTESEESSYESFSENVTKIRRQVAESHAPSPTVDVVLGAQQSVNDEMPILSQNSAPTPSLPITPSPKKIKSNVSSSSIAPKSSSPKMSIDVPTTAKQSPQNFKNVEDFVPESSGIDNFLMDEDSSEKTNSNRVQGDGESSDEEGINHLVTGFDEDVVIDDYDTTVNDEVIIKSYSSSSEDELVVKNKAIPEKSSSEIQTVDSSKIHIDSEDEAFHSNLSEDKRKKKSKSSRKKSEEEERNALEEFLNGIPDETPRASTAYEEF from the exons ATGTTTAATAGTTATAAGCTAA tGGAAGTTTGGGATGTTGTGGATCGAGGTAAAAAGCGACCTGTACTTCAAGGACTTAAGCTAACTTCAAGTGATATTCCAAATCCACAGCCTGCTCTTGATGCAGAGTTTGTCGACGTCTACAAGGGTGCTCATGGCGTGGTCATCTTATATGATATGACTAAAAGTTGGACATTTGATTACGTCAAAAGAGAA CTTCCAAAAATTCCGATCAATTTGCCCATTTTGATTTTGGGTAATTTCGCAGATCAGTGCCACCATCGAACGATAACAAAGGGACAAGCACTAGGAGTTATAGACGATCTTTTGATTGAGGTACcttcaagattaaaaaatacgATACGATATGCTGAGTCATCCATGAGAAATGGTTTTGGATTAAagtttctccataaatttttaaacctGCCTTTCTTACATCTTCAAAGAGATTCCTTGCTTACACAAATGAAAACAAATGATAGAGATATGATAGCAACCCATCAGGAGCTTGACTTATTGACGGAGTCAGAAGAGTCGTCATACGAATCGTTTTCTGAAAATGTCACGAAAATAAGGAGACAAGTTGCAGAGAGCCATGCTCCTTCTCCTACAGTGGATGTAGTGCTCGGGGCCCAACAGTCTGTGAACGATGAAATGCCTATTTTATCCCAAAATTCAGCTCCTACTCCTAGTTTACCAATTACTCCATCCCCTAAGAAAATCAAATCCAATGTATCCTCATCGTCAATTGCTCCTAAATCATCTTCACCTAAAATGAGCATTGACGTTCCTACAACTGCCAAGCAGTCTCCCCAGAACTTCAAAAATGTTGAAGACTTTGTTCCAGAATCGTCTGGTATTGATAATTTTCTCATGGATGAGGATAGTTCtgaaaaaactaattcaaacaGAGTTCAAGGTGACGGCGAATCTTCTGACGAAGAAggg ATAAATCATTTGGTTACCGGTTTTGATGAAGACGTTGTGATTGATGACTATGACACTACCGTAAATGATGAGGTGATAATTAAGTCTTATTCTTCAAGCTCAGAAGATGAATTAGTAGTAAAGAATAAAGCAATTCCAGAGAAAAGTAGTAGCGAGATTCAGACAGTGGattcatcaaaaattcacattGATAGTGAAGATGAGGCCTTTCACTCCAATCTTTCAGAAGATAAGcgcaaaaagaaatcaaaaagttCTCGAAAAAAGAGTGAAGAAGAAGAACGAAATGCACTTGAAGAATTTCTTAATGGTATTCCTGATGAAACACCACGGGCTTCAACCGCCTATGaggagttttaa
- the LOC121117110 gene encoding uncharacterized protein, which yields MSGSKGKHLLIKGFRLTEEGLNLTEGNYEKALDFDLREIAQPFFPSEIDRRSRKIDSLENKDRVILQVKSIKNVSIPKIEESRSGIPRLLKIALTDGFTSMFAVEINPLDNISTETPPGTKVQLMDVNLDIVSGFILLRSGSIKVLGGRVDRLAESWEISRKFASFKRDSSSSSGPPPWVSFGKSIAIHPTLNEKEANPVNIKQNGKEERKSEEPSEFDSQRKDAIEEAAKSGYQKVFGGGSQEIKDGKKGMTRHEEIAQRKRNKRGNKENEADALSAKPPPSSRVCLFDFMEKKIPSKENDAGVMLHHDVPITFVKASQPELNEVKQHSGASSSNKNINKREKQAGGRSYNNSNSGYNSNHKTNISHSHHNQQSSHVQTNDNYPGNNTTSDSKNRNNNRRNDYADKKDNRRDKPHQQQIQQQQQHKQQREPQQQKEPQQQQQKLPDPNKKQQQRGPNPRSRRNENSDRDFGEWNNSTYTETQSQRKPYEENRGFSNSNYKGTSKKKQQQQHHHHQWKANDLALAKYWEDGLYYPVKIREVTSTTALVCFEGYENFEEVLFKDLKPKELMRKPQQQNSHQHHPHH from the exons ATGTCGGGTTCTAAAGGAAAACATCTACTCATAAAAGGATTTCGTCTTACGGAGGAAGGACTGAATTTAACGGAGGGCAACTATGAAAAGGCTCTAGATTTTGATCTGAGGGAGATTGCACAACCCTTTTTCCCTTCGGAAATTGACAGACGAAG tcgtAAAATAGACTCGTTGGAGAATAAAGATCGTGTTATCCTTCAAGtgaaatccattaaaaatgtatcaatacCAAAAATTGAAGAGTCTCGAAGTGGAATCCCtcgtttattaaaaattgcgcTAACGGATGGTTTTACTTCAATGTTCGCCGTAGAGATTAATCCCTTAGATAATATTTCAACAGAGACACCTCCTGGAACTAAAGTTCAACTCATGGACGTTAATTTAGATATCGTGAGTGGATTTATACTTCTAAGATCCGGATCTATTAAAGTACTGGGTGGACGAGTAGATCGACTTGCAGAGTCATGGGAAATTTCTCGCAAATTTGCCTCATTCAAACGAGATTCAAGTAGTAGTTCCGGCCCTCCTCCCTGGGTCTCTTTTGGCAAGAGTATTGCTATACATCCTACATTGAATGAAAAAGAAGCAAACCCCGTTAATATCAAGCAAAATGGGAAAGAAGAGAGGAAAAGTGAAGAGCCATCTGAGTTCGACTCTCAGAGAAAGGATGCCATAGAAGAGGCCGCTAAATCCGGCTATCAGAAAGTATTTGGAGGTGGGTCACAGGAAATTAAGGATGGTAAAAAGGGAATGACTCGGCATGAAGAAATTGCTCAAAGGAAAAGGAACAAACGAGGAAACAAAGAAAATGAAGCAGATGCCCTCTCTGCAAAACCTCCACCTTCCTCACGTGTATGTCTCTTTGATTTCATGGAGAAAAAGATTCCGTCTAAGGAAAATGATGCGGGTGTAATGCTACATCATGACGTCCCCATCACTTTTGTGAAAGCATCTCAACCCGAATTGAATGAAGTGAAGCAGCATTCTGGAGCATCTTCTTCtaataaaaacatcaataagAGAGAGAAACAAGCCGGTGGCAGATCCTACAATAATTCAAATAGTGGTTATAACAGTAATCATAAAACTAATATCAGTCATTCTCATCATAATCAGCAATCATCCCATGTCCAAACGAATGATAATTACCCAGGCAACAATACTACCAGCGATTCCAAAAATCGTAACAATAACCGGCGAAATGATTATGCAGATAAGAAGGATAATAGGAGAGATAAGCCGCATCAACAGCAGATTCAACAGCAACAACAACATAAACAGCAGAGGGAACCGCAACAACAGAAGGAACCacaacaacaacagcaaaaaCTGCCGGATcctaacaaaaaacaacaacaacgagGCCCCAATCCTCGCTCACGAAGAAATGAGAATTCTGATCGAGATTTTGGAGAATGGAATAACAGTACCTATACTGAGACTCAGAGTCAACGAAAGCCCTATGAAGAGAATCGGGGTTTCAGTAATAGCAATTATAAGGGtacttccaaaaagaaacagcaACAACAACATCATCATCATCAGTGGAAGGCCAATGATTTAGCTTTAGCTAAATATTGGGAAGATGGTCTATATTATCCTGTTAAAATCAGAGAAGTGACATCAACTACTGCACTTGTCTGTTTTGAAGGCtatgaaaattttgaagagGTTTTGTTCAAGGATCTAAAGCCTAAAGAACTCATGAGAAAGCCTCAACAACAAAACTCTCATCAGCATCATCCTCATCATTGA
- the LOC121117093 gene encoding SET and MYND domain-containing protein 4, with product MYTRQTMGSGFIQQIFGEISFEKNQSLWMSDDDSRLVERLNLLCLFPQTSFEKQFNSKSRDIFKKNDKLCKALCEKASLANAQGNLEMALSLYNQSLMYSPEDEMTAIILADRASILIEKGEYELGIKDINKALASSYPENLCYKLFERLGESHEEIGHFDKAKDAYNNALKTLDKAMKPGTGKRNSLEYRINNKIKFLNNNRNTPKTIYHKANKSQQYFKIPKTHQETMKCNSGYPNLMNGLQVKYSPTKGRYIVANRDIAPGELIAADEPYVWILDRDEARIYCWNCLSKNVAPLPCPKCVNVLFCSEKCLNEALKEYHSNECDIIDLLYSAQVGGWTLAYKAIIRNPCEFYLSKRDEFQTHDEKMGLNASATSSYDSKDISTFHNLVTHDASKFKKAPELMMQALTAVYLFRLLEKSGYFKEDLNDSTSMFFMKLIHHYMRCVYYNTHEITTNNENEYGKYTIQRIGRATNPTLALFNHSCDPNYRRVSSGRWTYGFASKPILKGAEIFDTYTQTFASADKETRLKSLEKYNFTCECEPCNKDLPTLEFLPKDINKGPVKKLANKLITSLSRLYTKDENMARNLEIIFKMYNEMYGLLHGAPHQFLIRSEADVYNAIIASVEKLGVDKVFSVMFKASSK from the exons atgtatacaagacAGACAATGGGTAGTggatttattcaacaaattttcGGTGAGATCAGCTTTGAGAAGAATCAATCCTTATGGATGTCAGATGATGATTCTCGCTTAGTTGAGCGCCTCAATCTACTTTGTCTCTTCCCTCAAACctcatttgaaaaacaattcaattcCAAATCCAgagacattttcaaaaaaaatgacaaacttTGCAAAGCTCTTTGCGAAAAGGCTAGTTTGGCAAATGCGCAAGGGAACTTAGAAATGGCTCTAAGTTTATATAATCAAAGTCTCATGTATTCGCCTGAAGATGAAATGACTGCTATTATACTTGCGGATAGAGCTtccattttaattgaaaaaggaGAGTATGAATTGGGTATTAAGGACATAAACAAGGCTTTAGCATCCTCTTATCCcgaaaatttatgttataaactcTTTGAGAGACTTGGAGAATCACACGAAGAAATTGGACACTTTGACAAAGCTAAAGATGCATATAACAACGCTCTTAAAACTTTGGATAAAGCTATGAAACCAGGAACTGGGAAACGAAATTCCTTGGAATATCGAATCaacaataaaatcaaatttttaaataataatcgaAATACTCCTAAAACGATATACCACAAGGCCAACAAGTCTCAACagtattttaaaattccaaaaacgcATCAAGAAA CAATGAAGTGT AATTCTGGATACCCGAATCTTATGAATGGCTTGCAAGTAAAATATTCTCCAACGAAGGGACGATATATCGTTGCTAATCGGGATATTGCTCCAGGGGAGCTTATAGCCGCTGATGAGCCTTATGTGTGGATTCTCGATAGGGACGAGGCACGAATCTACTGTTGGAACTGTTTGAGCAAGAATGTTGCACCTTTGCCATGTCCTAAATGTGTGAACGTTTTATTCTGCTCGGAAAAGTGTCTTAATGAGGCTTTGAAAGAATATCATTCCAATGAATGTGATATTATCGATTTACTTTATTCTGCTCAGGTTGGAGGATGGACACTTGCTTACAAAGCAATAATTCGAAATCCATGCGAATTTTATTTATCGAAAAGAGACGAGTTTCAAACTCATGACGAAAAAATGGGACTAAATGCATCTGCTACTAGTTCTTACGACTCCAAAGATATTTctacatttcataatttagtgaCTCACGAcgcttcaaaatttaaaaaggcaCCAGAGCTAATGATGCAAGCTCTTACAGCTGTATATCTCTTTCGTTTGCTAGAGAAATCAGGTTATTTTAAGGAGGATTTGAACGACTCAACATCTATGTTCTTTATGAAACTTATCCATCATTACATGCGCTGTGTCTATTACAATACTCACGAGATTACGACAAATAATGAAAACGAATATGGAAAGTACACAATTCAACGGATCGGACGTGCTACTAATCCCACACTTGCGTTATTTAATCATTCTTGCGATCCTAATTATAGAAGGGTTTCCTCAGGAAGATGGACCTATGGATTTGCCAGCAAACCTATTCTAAAAGGTGCTGAAATATTCGACACTTATACACAAACTTTTGCCTCGGCGGATAAGGAAACGAGACTCAAatcattggaaaaatataatttcacatGTGAATGCGAGCCTTGTAACAAAGACCTTCCGACTCTTGAATTTTTACCAAAGGACATTAATAAAGGCCCTGTTAAGAAATTAGCAAATAAGTTGATCACATCCTTATCTCGGTTGTATACAAAGGATGAGAACATGGCTCGTAATCTTGAGATCatctttaaaatgtataatgaaaTGTATGGTCTCTTGCATGGAGCTCCACATCAATTTCTCATTCGTTCTGAAGCAGATGTTTATAATGCAATTATTGCATCCGTCGAGAAACTAGGAGTAGATAAAGTTTTTTCAGTTATGTTTAAGGCTTCCTCgaaataa